The Sphingobium sp. JS3065 genomic sequence ACGCATCTCAATAAGATTTGATGCCAGCTTGCTCGTCTCGATCTTCAAAGCGTCCGCAAGAAGGAGGCGGGCTTCCGGATGAGGGCGGACGCAAAGCATGTGATCCAAAAGGCCAGTGATCTCGTCTTGATCTTTGTCTTTGAGGTCGAGGGCGAATTCCCGTGGCATGCGGATGCGATGGTCCATCAGGTGTCCGATGGGCAAGCTTGCGAGATCTTCTTCAGTAAATAGACGGCCGAGATACGTTTGCCGGTCCATATCATGCGTTTGAGCGCTCAGAACAAACTCCCGCGCCAGGGACCTCAAAATCCCCATGTCCACGGGTCCGTTCCCAAAACCGCTTCTGATGAAATTCGAGGGATCTTCAAACATCTGGTTTCGCTCCGGTGAACTGGCCCGGAGCGCTGTGGATGAAGACCCTAAAGTTCTGATTAAAAGCCGGATCGTATACCAATCGAAGACGTCGTTAGCTGTGTACGAACGTCCTTATCGAGCCGCAGTGGTTCGGTTTAAATGAGGACGTAAAGATGATTAACGATGAAGCGGAACTTGGTACGGAAGTTGCGCGCGAACTGCTCGCAGATCGCGAGCTGCTTGCCGCCCCGCAGGTAGCGGCCGCCCGGTTCGTGAAGGCCCTTTTGGCGGCGAACCCTCGGGTGAAACTGCCGGCGATTGTCGCCAACCAGAAGGCCAGAGATTGGATGGAGGCTGCCAGCGTTACGCCGTCGATCCTCCGTGAGGCGCTGGCTGCTGGTCGCAAGGAGCTGAAAGCGGTTGGCGCTGAAACCGCGCTGAAGCGGCCGAAGAAGCGCCAGAAGTATGCGCCCGTCGATGCGGAGCCGGTCTCGCCGCGGAATGCGCGGCAGCAAACCGCTTTGGGAACTTCAGTCCCGTCGAAGGCGAGCAGCGCTCACAGCGTCGTGGCTCCCAAGCCAGCACCTCACGCTGATCTCTATAGTGATGTGATGGTGCCGAACTAATCCTCCTTTCTAAAGCCTCGCATCAAAATGGCGGGCGGCTTGATCGTGTCATCTGCCCGCATTCTTTCGAAATGACGCCAACAGGACTCAAAAATCATGACCATGATTATCGATAAAAATGCTGCCGTTCGCCGTGAGCCTCATGCTGTGGAAAGCGCCTCGGTGATCTTCGTCACCGGTAACAAAGGAGGCGCAGGTAAGTCGTTCAAGGCCTTAAGCTTTATGCGTTTGTCTCGCACTAGCTGGCCACAGGCTGCTTCGCCGAAATGGCGTTGAAAGCTCAGGCAAGCGCAGACTAGCTGGCGGATAACCCGCGCCGGCACGGATTGAACAACTGCGGCCAGGCGCTCTGCGCTTCCGTCACGGACGCTCATCACTCGATCAGCGACCACATTGATAAAATTTTTCGAGGAGTGCACGTTATGTCTGCAAAGACAGGATCGATTTGCCCCGAATTTCCGCCACTCGCTACTTCACCACGTCTGCCAATCATTGTCGTAAATGGTGACAAGGGTGGAATCGGCAAGTCTCTCATCGCCCGTATTTTGGCCGCATTTCTCCGGTCAGCCGGTTACCCCGTCGTCGGTTTCGATTGCGATGCGCGCAATGCGCATTTGGATCGCTACTATCGTAGCGTCATGCCGGTAACGCGGGCTTATCTTCGCCATACGGATGGTTGGGGATTGCTTCTTGATGGGTGGGAGAATTCCCCTTCAAATGCCGCGCTCCTTGTCGATATGCCAGGAAATGTTGGCGACGCGCTGGAGCGCGAGATGCACCGGGTAAATCGGGCCGTAGCAAAGCTCAATCGCGACATTTTGCATGTTTGGGTGATTGATGAGGAGGAAGACGTAATCACCCTGTTGAATCGCGTCAAAGATTTCGCGCCTCCAGAGAAAACGCTAATCGTGATGAATGGGCGGTTCGGCGATAGCCCCCGCTCATTCGTACTGTGGCACGAGTCCGAACTGCGCGAAGAAATGCTTGCGGCCGGCGCGTCGGAGACCTTCATTCCGGCGCTGCAAATTCGGCCTCGTACGAAGATCGCCCGCGCACGTTGCCCGTTCGATGATTTGTCGATGTTGACCCTGAGCGTATCCGAACAGGTCGATTTCGAGCTGTGGTGGGACGACGTCATTCGAGCCTTTCGTCCGTTTTGCATTCAGTCGGGGTTGATCCTATGAGGCAACTTGTCGAACAGATGTATCGTGATCTATTGGAGCGCGAAGCAAGTTCCGAAGATTACGTCAGAATGGAAAAATTCCTCCGACGGCTTCCTGCGGGAATGCGGGATTCGCCGGGGGTTCTTGCTGAGATAATCTTCCGGTTAGAACATATCCGCCAAATTGATGAAGTTGTACAGAAGGCCTCATTCGAGGCACAACAGACCGTTCACCGAGACCTGCCAAAACGCGTCGAGAAGGCAGCGGAAACTGCCTTCTATACCTTCCGCGATCTGATGCCAGTCGATAGTCAGGACGCGATGGCGCGCCTGTATCGCTGGGGCGCGTTTTGGATGCTGTTTGTTTTGATCTTCGGCCTCGTCACTGGTGGGGCCAGCACCAAATGGTGGCTCTCGCGTCCTGAGGTACGCCAGCACGCAATCTCGGAAATCAACTTCAATCACTGCATTGATGCCGTCTTCGGAGCAGCAGCGATCAAACAGCGGAATGTCGCCGAAGCTGCAGATTACGCCGTGGAACAGTTCCGCAGCGACTCTCGCATTTGTGCGGCGGAATACGCCGACCGCCTCGCAAATCAGTAATTGAAGGCCCGTCAGTTCAACGATGTTGTGCTGACAGGCTCTCCCCTCCGCCTTCGGCTCCGTCCGCAGATAGCTGCGGGTTTAAGTTTAGTGTGCTTTCAAATTAACGTGGGAGGAAATTAGCCAGGGCTGGCCAACGTATACCGCGCATCGGCGCGGAGACGTCAGCTTTGTCGCGTGGTCGCTCTGGCGCTGCCGTTGACGTGGCCGGACCTGGCCGGGGAGGAGCGTTGCCCTCCCCTGGACCCCTCCCTCCAAGACTTTTCGAAACCCTTGTTTCTGGAGAAAATGAAATGACCCATCGCTCAGGCAGCGAGGTTCGTGTGCGCACCGTCGTGCTTCCCACGCGCTGGTCACCTGCCGAATATGATCTCCTCCAGGAGATCGCAGAACATTCGGACATCTCAACTGCTGAAGTGCTCCGCCGTTTGGTGCGGCAATCGCATCCCCAGCTCATTCCTTCGCGTCAGTTGGTTCATGATGTCCGGCGTATCGGCCAGAACATCAACCAGATTGCGCGTCATGCCAATACCGCGCGCTCCGTCGAACTCGTGGGCGAGCTGCAAGCCGCCTATGCCGACCTGCTCGACGCCATCCGCAGGATGCTTGCGTCGTGATCCCCTCAATCACATGGGGCCGAAATTTCTCCGGACTGGAGGTATACCTTACCTACAATCGCGATCACGAGATCCTCGATTTGCGCGAGGTTTCGTCACTCCAGAATGCATCAGCGGAGATGGCTTTGGTCGCCGAGCAGGCGCCTCGCGCCAAGGCGGTCGTGATGCACATTTCGCTTTCCGCGGCCGTCGAAGACGGGGAGTTGTCTGACGAGACATGGAAGCACATCATTGATGATCTGCTCGACGAATTCGGCCTTCACGGCCACCAGCTAGTTGCCGTCCGCCACCGCGATAAGCAATATGATCATATCCACCTCATGATCTGCACCGTGTCGCCTTTAACTCTTAAGACACCTCCGAAGCAGGCTTTCCTCGCGCCGCACGCGCGTCACAAAGGGGTTGCATCTTTCGCCCTCAAAAAGACTGAGGTTGAGCAGTTGCCCGTGGCGGATGTTGTGTGGCGATCGTTCAATCAGTTTGCACTGTTCCGGCTTCAAGACCTGTGCAGGGCGATCGAGAAGCGGCTCGAACTGCGCCAATTGCGTACCCACCTCGACATGGAGGGCGTACGAGAAGTCGGGCCGTCGCGTCGGACGAAAGCCGCCCATGAACATCGGCGCGCCCGAACTGGTGAGCGGTCTTTGCTTGAACGGGCTGATGACATCCGTGCCGCTCTGGACCTTCCGAGCTGGCATCACGCTGGACGGGCCCTCGCCGCCATCGGTGTGGGTTTCGAGGCTGCCTTGCGCAAAAGCAAAAAGGCAAGGGCAAAGATCATTGGGCTAACGCTGTATGATTTGCGCAGCGTCAACAATCGAATCAAGGCCTCCGATTTGGATACCGCGGAGAGCCGATATGGGTTGCTTCAAATTGAAAAGCGCCGCCCGGCGGACGCTATCACCTTTGAGCGGTGGTGGCCGCAAAATACCGACTATCTGCGCGCCTGCCCGGAGATGAAGGTCGAAGAGGTGCGACCAGACCGGACTGAATTTAATCTATACCGGACGCAGCATTTCGAGGCGCGCCGACTGGCGCGTCTCGAGCGGGAAAAGCTGAAACGCTCGCACCGGGCAAAGCGGAAGGCTCAGTCTGAGCGACTCACCAAACAGCGCAAGGAGGAAACTGCACGTCTCCCTTCATCGCAAAGGCGATCGTTCAGCGTCGCGTTCACGAAGAACGTGCGATTGCCTCAGCTCAAGGCGCTGGACGATGACTTCCGGACGCAAATAGGCAAGCTTCGACTACCGCGCTTGTTGAGCTACGCGCTTTTCATGGCTCAGAATGTGCCCGAGAAATCTGTCGTCGAGCATAGTGATCCGGTGTTCTACGAAATGCCCGCTCACAAACCAAGCACGAAGGAAACTGTTGTGGAGCGATCAGCGGTTGCCCCCCTGCACACGCAACCGCATGCTGAACCTCGGGTCGAGACTGACCCCGACATCGATCGTCAACAGGCCTGGATTGCGCAACAATCAGGCCGTTCGCGTTGACATTGTGAGAGAGCCGAGCTCCGCCAAGGCCATCGGAATTGCGAACCCGTTCTCAGACATACGACCGTTACTGTCGTAGACTGTTGTACGGCTTGGCTCGTCTAAAAGGCATGGAAAGTTAACAAGAAAATCGTAGCTCCAACGAGCCGATAGCGTTAGCTGGATGCGGAAAATGGGGGGCTGATTTGCAAGAAGCGGAGTTTAAGGCTTGGCTTGCCGAGCGGGGAGCGAATACTGAAAGCGGTCGAAGCACTCGTGCCCATGCAGTTCGGACCATCGAGAATAACCTGTCTGCGTTAGGCTCTCCTCATTCGGATCTCGCCGACGCCTGGCAGGCTGACAAATTTGTACATTTACGTCAGCGTCTGAAGGCAATGCAGGCCGACTTTCAAAACGGCGGCAGTGATTTCAAGATACTCATGCCGCAGTCTAAGAGGCCGCTAAATCGATTGGCTAGCTGGCGCTCCTGGCTGGGCCAGTACGGGCAGTTTTTGGAAGGGGCGGTACTGGGCGATCGGTACGCCGACGCCATTCGACTGCACGTCCTTGAGAACTACATTGAGCCGGCACGTGAGCGCGAAGAGGATAGCGTTGAGGTTCTCGTGCGCGACGTCAATGCGGCTCTCGGCCTGAAGGAGGCTTGGCCGAACATCTGCCAGGCTCTTGCCGGCCGCAAGTTTCGCGAAATGGCTGATGTGAGACTGGCTGAGCGTGTCGGAGCGAATATCAGCCCGGCAACTGTCTTATGTTTTGATCTCGCGGCAAATGACGGTGACATCGAAGGGGAACTGCGTCAGCGATACGGCGTCCCGATTGTGGATACCGCTAAGATGCTGGCATTTGGCCTGCCAGATGGGCGTCAGCTTGCGTGGGAGCGCACGGTCTCGGTAGCTCAAATTTGGATTGAAGACAGTGTCGATCGAGAGTCTTGCCCGCTTCCTATTCACCGCACGTACCTTCCCACACAGGCGCGGCATTCTAATCTACCGCCTCGGCTGAAACATAGGGCGGCAAATGGACATAGGCCGCGACCCGTTTTGATCGTTCGCCCAGCGGATGCAGTGCAGCTTGTTGAACTGCTCGATTGGTATGAGGATGCCGGCCCCTATGTCGATCGTGACTGGCTCGACGGGTTGCGTTCTGAATTTCTTGAGCGCCACCCCGGGTTCGTAAGCTTCGAGGACGGCGCCAGTTATGCGTCTAATGAGGGCAGTAAAAGGCGCAATCTTGTACAACATGCGCAAGCTTTGGTAGGCCAATTCACGGGCGAAACGAAGAATGAGCCATCCTTAGGCGCATCGTTGCTCGACCTGCTCGTCGGCAAAGCCGGGGTGCCATGCGAGCTTCTTGATTGGCGGGTGATCAATATTGTCCAAGCGCTTCGGACTGACAATCCAGGAGTGGTGGAGCAAGCAGCTGAGGATCTGGCTCAGGTCGGGGACGACGTTGCCGGAGTCATGGCTTTCGTCGGCGCTACGTGGCCGCTGATGCTGCCTCATGCGCAAGCAAATCCGTATGCCGAAAGCCGGACGATATCGACCATGCTTCGGGCGTTGATCGCTCCCGAAGGAATGTTTGGCATCCGATCCACCCCCACGGACAACGCATGTTGGATGCTGAGCGGCAGCCCCGCTTTCGGCCCGAATCCATTGAGCGAAGGTGAGTTGGCCGGCGTGATGCGCCTTGTCCGCACGGTAGAGCGGATCATGCGTGACGAATGGCAGTGGGCGCCTCGCGATCTCTGGGACGTTCAAGGCTTTGTTTGGGAAACCTGCCAGAAGCGATTACCGGAACCCG encodes the following:
- a CDS encoding division plane positioning ATPase MipZ; amino-acid sequence: MSAKTGSICPEFPPLATSPRLPIIVVNGDKGGIGKSLIARILAAFLRSAGYPVVGFDCDARNAHLDRYYRSVMPVTRAYLRHTDGWGLLLDGWENSPSNAALLVDMPGNVGDALEREMHRVNRAVAKLNRDILHVWVIDEEEDVITLLNRVKDFAPPEKTLIVMNGRFGDSPRSFVLWHESELREEMLAAGASETFIPALQIRPRTKIARARCPFDDLSMLTLSVSEQVDFELWWDDVIRAFRPFCIQSGLIL
- a CDS encoding plasmid mobilization protein, producing MTHRSGSEVRVRTVVLPTRWSPAEYDLLQEIAEHSDISTAEVLRRLVRQSHPQLIPSRQLVHDVRRIGQNINQIARHANTARSVELVGELQAAYADLLDAIRRMLAS
- a CDS encoding relaxase/mobilization nuclease domain-containing protein is translated as MIPSITWGRNFSGLEVYLTYNRDHEILDLREVSSLQNASAEMALVAEQAPRAKAVVMHISLSAAVEDGELSDETWKHIIDDLLDEFGLHGHQLVAVRHRDKQYDHIHLMICTVSPLTLKTPPKQAFLAPHARHKGVASFALKKTEVEQLPVADVVWRSFNQFALFRLQDLCRAIEKRLELRQLRTHLDMEGVREVGPSRRTKAAHEHRRARTGERSLLERADDIRAALDLPSWHHAGRALAAIGVGFEAALRKSKKARAKIIGLTLYDLRSVNNRIKASDLDTAESRYGLLQIEKRRPADAITFERWWPQNTDYLRACPEMKVEEVRPDRTEFNLYRTQHFEARRLARLEREKLKRSHRAKRKAQSERLTKQRKEETARLPSSQRRSFSVAFTKNVRLPQLKALDDDFRTQIGKLRLPRLLSYALFMAQNVPEKSVVEHSDPVFYEMPAHKPSTKETVVERSAVAPLHTQPHAEPRVETDPDIDRQQAWIAQQSGRSR